One region of Triticum aestivum cultivar Chinese Spring chromosome 6B, IWGSC CS RefSeq v2.1, whole genome shotgun sequence genomic DNA includes:
- the LOC123138711 gene encoding uncharacterized protein, with protein sequence MGHGIRTWCIGFLRAAAKRRVDHAKDSCVFSALVWAGPIPAADQGRAQMDGYGIPSSGPRPPGWFDDACSEPEEEEGIGFPAGGGVAESESDEEDQHQRNGKAPAISSRCSVKKLHDLLASFDEEKRQYVVEMDFGGLLELPKITRTDRHLLMSILGHVDEEASCITIDHKRDVQFYDEDVHTVLGIPCGAAPVRDPGHHVSEEVLAQIRAMFGIGPGEHNILPIVEAVKMTYGCRMTAQEKNKFKVGLVICACTYLLAPTLKNDYFCTNYWGALATPDLINMHNWCRYTREELLVAAKRVKADLLGGRQKSNLSGCLPFIQVFYIDNLDAAENNIDHTVRPRIKAYNYALMKTIIQKDVKSRKGDYPVVYGRLLVNVLTMHVPNTHALC encoded by the exons ATGGGCCATGGCATACGTACGTGGTGCATCGGGTTCCTGCGGGCGGCGGCAAAGAGACGAGTAGATCATGCCAAGGACAGCTGCGTGTTCTCCGCGCTGGTATGGGCAGGCCCCATCCCAGCAGCTGACCAGGGTCGGGCCCA GATGGATGGATATGGGATCCCCTCTTCCGGGCCGAGACCACCGGGATGGTTCGACGATGCATGCTCTGAACCGGAAGAAGAGGAAGGGATCGGTTTTCCTGCTGGAGGTGGCGTTGCAGAGTCAGAATCAGACGAAGAAGATCAGCACCAGCGCAATGGGAAAGCACCTGCAATCAGCTCCAGGTGCAGTGTTAAGAAGCTTCATGATTTGCTAGCATCTTTTGACGAGGAAAAAAGACAATATGTCGTCGAGATGGATTTCGGGGGGCTGCTAGAGCTACCAAAGATAACCAGGACAGATAGGCATTTGTTAATGTCTATCCTAGGTCATGTAGACGAGGAAGCAAGTTGTATCACGATAGATCACAAGCGCGACGTGCAGTTCTATGACGAAGATGTTCATACTGTCCTTGGCATACCGTGTGGAGCTGCGCCTGTTAGGGATCCAGGGCATCATGTTTCGGAGGAGGTGCTCGCGCAGATCAGAGCCATGTTTGGTATCGGACCGGGGGAGCACAACATTTTGCCAATTGTTGAAGCTGTGAAGATGACATACGGCTGCCGAATGACTGCTCAGGAGAAGAACAAGTTCAAAGTGGGGCTGGTGATATGCGCATGCACATACCTCCTTGCTCCAACACTGAAGAACGACTACTTCTGCACCAATTACTGGGGTGCATTGGCCACACCTGACCTCATAAATATGCACAACTGGTGCAGATACACACGAGAAGAGCTGCTAGTTGCGGCTAAAAGGGTGAAGGCAGATCTCTTAGGAGGGCGTCAGAAGTCAAACCTATCTGGGTGCCTGCCTTTTATTCAG GTCTTCTATATTGATAACCTAGACGCTGCAGAGAACAACATCGACCACACTGTACGGCCTAGGATAAAAGCGTACAACTACGCCCTTATGAAAACAATCATTCAGAAGGATGTGAAGTCGCGCAAGGGAGATTACCCTGTTGTGTACGGCAGGCTGCTGGTGAACGTTCTAACTATGCATGTTCCTAACACCCACGCCTTGTGCTAA